The following are from one region of the Actinoplanes sp. L3-i22 genome:
- a CDS encoding SigE family RNA polymerase sigma factor, whose product MPEDDAERAFRRFFDEHHTDLSRLAYLVTGETQVADDLASDAFVEVWRHWERVQAADSPIAYARGIVTNLARQWIKKQTRERAGLLRLGLLRRERGETDTPAILDVRASLARLPLRRRECVILRYAFDVPEKEVAAILGISVGAVKSHTSRGAAQLSEFLREMPLMTGGHHG is encoded by the coding sequence GTGCCGGAGGACGACGCCGAACGCGCCTTCAGGCGCTTCTTCGACGAACACCACACCGATCTGTCGCGTCTCGCGTACCTCGTCACCGGCGAGACGCAGGTCGCCGACGATCTGGCGTCGGACGCGTTCGTCGAGGTCTGGCGGCATTGGGAGCGGGTGCAGGCGGCGGACAGCCCGATCGCGTACGCCCGGGGGATCGTGACGAACCTCGCCCGTCAATGGATCAAGAAGCAGACCCGGGAACGTGCCGGGTTGCTGCGGCTGGGTCTCTTGCGCCGGGAGCGGGGCGAGACCGACACCCCGGCAATTCTTGACGTACGGGCGTCGCTCGCCCGCCTTCCGCTGCGCCGCCGGGAGTGCGTGATTCTCCGGTACGCGTTCGACGTGCCGGAGAAGGAGGTCGCCGCGATCCTCGGCATCTCGGTCGGCGCGGTGAAGAGCCACACGTCGCGGGGCGCCGCCCAGTTGAGCGAGTTCCTCCGTGAGATGCCGCTGATGACGGGAGGTCACCATGGCTGA